One genomic segment of Aliarcobacter cibarius includes these proteins:
- a CDS encoding TraM recognition domain-containing protein, with protein MKMGFDIKENRNTKRIEVPKDFTNAMFFGRTGSGKTTGAILPVMEDRIKSDYGLLVYDFKGSLHLQTKYLANKYKKLNNVIEIGKPWGKNINVIKFLTTKQLLNVVQSDSGVNDYWDTASKNLLEGIYSILNLEKYIFTKLSDLLGENYINEISFKKIHDIVNKPTNLKNFLLEYKNSRIKTIEIKYQKVLNKIENSALLSTISKKIKHLKENIKSLENYELVNDGDDSGRNGVVSHLASYTGNIASNDFLNYDDFDIVGELRRGKIIIINVSNLTENSLNLINLGIYSSLQRLNQKFLNPVSIIVDEAQKILHADYLPETDVCRESRFEYIFATQSPVLLENKLTTNKYKELIQNVITRMSFATNENDLYEPHIYIDTYYRTKYAEPLFINDIDLFKVEVLYQKKLGIFDCVEEDRKNIFYIKFDAKLYEQSKVYKVFKNHQREETDFFEKVDTLTINIEDYDNIQLSIDSLLEDIKLKDFKFEEKKKIITISHVISTMEEKIKESEKNIAQLIIEKDSLKKDFENILSSINNSDVEKEKK; from the coding sequence ATGAAAATGGGATTTGATATAAAAGAAAATAGAAATACAAAAAGAATAGAAGTACCAAAAGATTTTACTAATGCAATGTTTTTTGGAAGAACAGGAAGTGGTAAAACTACAGGTGCAATATTGCCAGTAATGGAAGATAGAATAAAATCTGATTATGGTTTATTAGTATATGATTTTAAAGGTAGTTTACATTTACAAACAAAATATCTTGCAAATAAATATAAAAAGTTAAATAATGTTATTGAAATAGGTAAACCTTGGGGTAAAAATATTAATGTAATTAAATTTTTAACTACAAAACAACTACTAAATGTAGTACAATCAGATAGTGGTGTAAATGATTATTGGGATACAGCTTCAAAAAACTTACTTGAAGGAATATATTCTATTTTAAACCTTGAAAAATATATTTTTACTAAATTATCAGATCTATTAGGTGAGAATTATATTAATGAGATTAGTTTTAAAAAAATACATGATATTGTAAATAAACCGACTAATTTAAAAAACTTTTTATTAGAGTATAAAAACTCAAGAATTAAAACTATAGAGATAAAGTATCAAAAAGTACTAAATAAAATAGAAAATAGTGCTCTATTAAGTACTATTTCTAAAAAAATTAAACATTTAAAAGAGAATATAAAATCATTAGAGAACTATGAATTAGTTAATGATGGAGATGATAGTGGAAGAAATGGAGTTGTTAGTCACCTTGCTTCTTATACAGGAAATATAGCTTCAAATGATTTTTTAAATTATGATGACTTTGATATTGTAGGTGAGCTAAGAAGAGGAAAAATTATAATAATTAATGTATCTAATTTAACAGAAAATAGTTTGAACTTAATAAATTTAGGTATATATTCATCACTACAAAGATTAAATCAAAAATTTTTAAATCCAGTATCAATAATAGTTGATGAAGCTCAAAAAATTTTACATGCAGATTATTTACCAGAAACAGATGTTTGTAGAGAATCAAGATTTGAATATATCTTTGCTACTCAATCGCCTGTATTATTAGAAAATAAACTTACTACAAATAAATATAAAGAATTAATTCAAAATGTTATAACAAGAATGTCATTTGCAACGAATGAAAATGATTTGTATGAACCACATATATACATAGATACATACTATAGAACTAAATATGCTGAGCCACTATTTATTAATGATATAGATTTGTTTAAAGTTGAAGTTTTATATCAAAAAAAATTAGGAATCTTTGATTGTGTTGAAGAAGATAGAAAAAATATTTTTTATATAAAATTTGATGCAAAACTTTACGAACAAAGTAAAGTTTATAAAGTTTTTAAAAATCATCAAAGAGAAGAAACAGATTTTTTTGAAAAAGTTGATACTTTAACTATTAATATAGAGGACTATGACAATATTCAACTTTCAATTGATTCTTTACTTGAAGATATCAAACTAAAAGATTTTAAATTTGAAGAGAAAAAGAAGATAATAACTATATCTCATGTAATATCAACTATGGAAGAAAAAATAAAAGAGAGTGAAAAAAATATTGCTCAATTAATAATTGAAAAAGATAGTTTAAAAAAAGATTTTGAAAATATCTTAAGTAGTATCAATAACAGTGATGTTGAAAAAGAGAAAAAATGA
- a CDS encoding metallophosphoesterase family protein, with protein MKIDILSDLHFDNYFYNKYTKDDVINFYSQIIDFNNCGDVLVIAGDLGHNNHQNIKILKILKEFYKNIVCVLGNHDYYLVGKENKSLFKGSFERVFNMRELINKQENIYCLDGDIIEIDGVKFGGCNGWYNEGYLQVNYPDEFFPKYSTNIMWQNCTPDYKNILEIENFDDIFEIEKPKIERVYKECDVMITHVNPSAKKEYLNIKYQNPSSTFFCFDGEEYLKNGNMKYWIFGHNHDVIEYEEHNVTCICNPLGYYNESGNGKFVKIKQIII; from the coding sequence ATGAAAATAGATATATTAAGTGACCTACATTTTGATAACTACTTTTATAATAAATACACAAAAGATGATGTAATTAACTTTTATAGTCAAATTATTGATTTTAATAATTGTGGAGATGTATTAGTAATTGCTGGTGATTTAGGACATAACAATCATCAAAATATAAAGATATTAAAAATTCTAAAAGAGTTTTATAAAAATATAGTTTGTGTTTTAGGAAATCATGATTATTATCTAGTAGGTAAAGAGAATAAGTCTTTATTTAAAGGCTCTTTTGAACGAGTTTTTAATATGAGAGAACTAATTAATAAGCAAGAGAATATCTATTGCTTAGATGGAGATATTATTGAAATTGATGGTGTTAAATTTGGTGGTTGTAATGGTTGGTATAATGAAGGTTATTTACAAGTAAATTATCCTGATGAATTTTTCCCAAAATATTCAACTAATATTATGTGGCAAAACTGTACTCCTGATTATAAAAATATTTTAGAAATTGAAAATTTTGATGATATATTTGAAATAGAAAAACCTAAAATTGAAAGAGTTTATAAAGAGTGTGATGTGATGATTACTCATGTTAATCCAAGTGCTAAAAAAGAATATTTAAATATTAAATATCAAAATCCCTCAAGTACATTTTTTTGCTTTGATGGTGAAGAGTATTTAAAAAATGGAAATATGAAATACTGGATATTTGGACATAACCACGATGTTATTGAATATGAAGAACATAATGTTACTTGTATTTGTAATCCTTTGGGTTACTACAATGAGAGTGGAAATGGAAAGTTTGTAAAAATAAAACAAATAATAATTTGA
- a CDS encoding nucleotidyltransferase family protein, with protein sequence MNKEIILNCLKNNLQQFKEKYNIEQIGLFGSYARDEATKESDIDIFVKMPPKIFDMFAIKDLIENELGKKVDLIREHTHIKPLLLKRINRDIIYVKDIYDELYLHDPKDYTFNCFWQTPFPAKQKVTLIIRNYLGTMNKQDIHTLCKKFGKDRVLQELNNKYYSTDKLN encoded by the coding sequence ATGAATAAAGAGATAATTTTAAATTGTTTAAAAAATAATCTTCAACAATTCAAAGAAAAATACAATATTGAACAAATAGGATTATTTGGTAGTTATGCAAGAGATGAAGCTACCAAAGAGAGCGATATTGATATTTTTGTAAAAATGCCTCCAAAAATCTTTGATATGTTTGCTATTAAAGATTTAATTGAAAATGAATTAGGAAAAAAAGTTGATTTGATAAGAGAGCATACGCATATTAAACCATTACTTTTAAAAAGAATTAATAGAGATATAATATATGTCAAAGATATTTATGACGAGCTGTATCTACACGACCCCAAAGATTACACCTTTAATTGTTTTTGGCAAACACCGTTTCCTGCAAAACAAAAAGTTACATTAATTATTAGAAACTATTTAGGAACTATGAATAAACAAGATATTCATACTCTTTGTAAAAAATTTGGAAAAGATAGAGTTTTACAAGAACTAAACAATAAATATTACTCCACCGATAAATTAAACTAA
- a CDS encoding IS630 family transposase: MEKLDKNDARKVDSKTLQYLRDRAIKLRENGVSNIETASILGLSKITTSRWYSKYKKDGEKALKVQKTGRPKKSGKRLSDEQESRIISMLIDTTPEQLKFKFALWTREAVKQLILRELDVDMPISTVGDYLAKWQFTSKKPIKRAYERKDSATKAWLEIEYPKIKKEAKINNADVWWADETACVSLPSNLKGYAPIGSKIKPILTHTAKKFKVNMISAITNTGKSMFALYDDSIATDNFIDFLEKVIKSNDKKVFMIVDNLRVHHAKKVKEWEEENKDKIKLFYLPPYSPEFNPDEYLNQDYKSNVHKNGLPKNQKELKENTQNYMESLQKNPQKVANFFLHPSVKYAS, from the coding sequence ATGGAAAAATTAGATAAAAATGATGCAAGAAAAGTAGATTCAAAAACATTGCAATATCTTCGGGATAGAGCAATAAAATTAAGAGAGAATGGTGTTAGTAATATTGAGACAGCTAGTATTTTAGGTTTATCAAAAATTACAACTTCAAGATGGTATAGTAAATATAAAAAAGATGGAGAGAAAGCTCTTAAAGTTCAAAAAACAGGTAGACCAAAAAAGAGTGGTAAACGCCTTAGTGATGAACAAGAATCAAGAATTATTAGTATGCTAATAGATACAACACCAGAACAGCTAAAATTTAAATTTGCCCTATGGACAAGGGAAGCAGTAAAACAATTGATTTTGAGAGAACTTGATGTTGATATGCCAATATCAACTGTTGGAGATTATTTAGCTAAATGGCAATTTACATCTAAAAAGCCAATAAAAAGAGCTTATGAGAGAAAAGATAGTGCTACAAAAGCTTGGCTTGAAATAGAGTACCCAAAGATAAAAAAAGAAGCAAAAATAAATAATGCTGATGTTTGGTGGGCAGATGAAACAGCTTGTGTTTCATTGCCAAGTAATCTAAAAGGATATGCACCAATAGGAAGTAAAATAAAACCAATATTAACTCATACAGCTAAAAAGTTTAAAGTTAATATGATAAGTGCTATTACTAATACAGGTAAATCAATGTTTGCACTTTATGATGATTCAATAGCTACTGATAATTTTATAGATTTTTTAGAAAAAGTAATAAAGTCAAATGATAAAAAAGTATTTATGATAGTAGATAACCTAAGAGTACATCATGCTAAAAAAGTAAAAGAGTGGGAAGAAGAGAATAAAGATAAAATAAAACTATTTTATCTACCACCATACTCTCCTGAATTTAACCCAGATGAATATTTAAATCAAGATTATAAAAGTAATGTACATAAAAATGGTCTGCCAAAGAATCAAAAAGAGTTAAAAGAAAATACGCAAAATTATATGGAGAGTTTACAAAAAAATCCACAAAAAGTTGCAAATTTCTTTTTACATCCTAGTGTTAAATATGCTAGTTAA